Within the Glycine max cultivar Williams 82 chromosome 12, Glycine_max_v4.0, whole genome shotgun sequence genome, the region ggcaaagaaatttttatacatcttttgttgatttttaggaTTATATCCTAATTCAGCTTTATCAAAAACATATCTTTTTTTTgcctaatataatatctaaattatttttaccaagagTAAATTTAGCAAGATCAATTTTTAAATCTAcaatttcttctttaaatttatcACAACATTCACATGAATAAGATGCTTTATTGTTTTCTTATATTAAGCATTTTGTAGAAGATTGATTTTTATCTACTAATTTTGATGTTTTAACTTCAGATTTAAGATCTTCTAActctatatttaattttgaattttccttttctaaacttgaaatggttttcttagaaaatgaaactaatttggcaagtttgacagattctttatgcaagtcaTTGAATGCATCTTGGAGTTCATCAAATGAAATAGATAAGTCATAGTTAAAAGACGTTACCTCTTCTTCGCTTTCATAATTTTTGGCCATGAGACTAagatttatgatttcattttctgaatcacttaacaaatccatgtcattatcttcccaagtgatatatgctttcttttctttcttatctttgaaatttttcttgtcggatttttccattcttcttttaaacataGGACAATCAAATCTCAAGTGTCCAGGTTGATCGCATCTATAGAATTTTGGAACTAAGGaggaattttctcctttcttctttggattgaagttcgatctcctttgatttcctttgttcctcaagaatttattgaatctctttACAAAGAGACTAAAATCATCATATTCTTCTAAGTTCTTTTCATTTGAGTCTTCTTTGTCATTTTCCTCatgaatagaagaaaatgaggcttagagtgcaattcctttcttctttttgtcattctcttcatgttgatagagtttcataagttccatttcatgttcttgaagtttcccaaagagagtggcaagagacatgttggtgagatctcttgattctgtaattgttgttacttttggttgtgattgcctgcttaaacatctcaatactttgttaatgagatcttcattaggaaatattttttctaatgatgcaagatgattaactatatgtgtaaatctcttttgcatgtcttgtatggtctcattttgattcattctaaacaGTTCATATTGCATGTCTCTTaacatcagttgtgccttcatgtgtgtAACTTGTAATGTATCTCACATTTATTTtgcacttttacaatttgaaactctaaaatactcatccATTGTTGCTATCCTCAACCcaacattttgaaattactataaaaataCAAGGTTACCCCTATCAGTTATCCCTACACACCTCCCTACTACCTCCCTCTTCCGTCTTCCTCCTTCCCTTTACCAATGCCActtccttcttcctctccttctctttcttcttattcACTCACgtcaagtttttttcttttcatttttgtaatgttaaacaaaatcaaaatacctttgtgataaaaaatacaacagAATCACATTTTGGTTGTGTCTTTATAAGACCCACAATAGAAACACACTTTCGTTATAAAATGTGTAACATcacatttttcgtaaataaattaaaaaggtttttatttaaaaataaatgtagttttagaaaaatgttaagattttttataattaaataaataaggagaaataatgttattaattaaaataatggtttaaaggaaaaaaaatatattttatttttcatttgataggaaataaaatagagattttttttataaaaaaaaatagagcatGAGAGTacctaactataaatagagacatgttAGGTCAATTTTTAGACTGACAATAGTCTCACgctttctcttcctctcaattttgttttcccttctcgttctcccaaaatcctctcttttttcgGCATACACTCAAACTTGTCTCGGTAAAAGAGACACTAAAAGAAACTCAAATTAACTAAgagaaaggcttagaagtcaagattacctcggAGAAGCTACAAAAGGAAGGATTAAAGGAATTTTTTCCACCGAacccttgaggtggattctgagGATTTCGGTCTGATTAAaatgttcctcttggtgtgagGGTTCGCCGACAAGCAAGGACGGCTTGTGGTGGCCACCGGGGGTCATGGGTGGTGGAGAAGAAtgtgttagggtttgggtgggcgtttggagaggaggagagtgaaaaaaatcatatttttcacattgtagaacatatttataatctgcaaATCTCGCTGAGCGCAACTccccttgcgctaagcgcgacaaTTCTCGCTCAGCACAATTCCCTCTCGgattggaattgggcttagagCGATTCTCGCGCTAAGTGAGAgatcaaaattttttattttccaaatcccaacggtcaaatgGTGGAGAATTGTCTTTGTAACCTCCAGAAAACATTTGAAgacaatccaatggttaacgaatccaGGATCACGATTTTACTAAAATAGgtttagttaaaatttgaaatctcataatttcaacttaactcaaccaaactccacataactcaacatccacatcaagcaaatcacacatgAATTATTCAtgccatacctcaactcattcaattcaaccatatagtcaaataacacgataaatacaattaaacatcgatttataattaacaatatttcagggtgttacaaataGTTGTGGTTGTAGAGGCAGTTGATTCTTTtggacatttttatttattattatgtatttaactttttttgtatGCACAAATTGTTTTTGTGTGGACTTATATTTTACAGGATATGTTGTTgccaaattacttttttttctttctctatcaACTACTTAAACAACACACACCTAGTAATGTATAAAAGAATGATCTCTCCATTAACAACAACAATGGGATACCACTTCTACAgacatttcataaaaaatagcaTAATAACACTTCTACGtagatttcataaataaaaaactattactACATAGATTTATCTTCATTAGAGCTAGTTGAAATAACAAATATCACATTAGAAGAGAGGTTGAATGGTGTGTTAGACAAAATGTGATACTTCTTTTGTAAATAAGATGTTTAAATAAGATCTTTGATATGCGTCCAACAAttatgaaaacataattaaagaTATGTAGTTTGTAAGTGTCATTCAATCTAGTTTTCACAAGGGTTTTCCAATAGTAAACTTATGTATCCAAGTGTGCAGAAATATGCTCAAAAGAATATAAGTTAAATAACTAAGAGCAAGGTAAAAACACTtggtttatattggttcactcaaTCTTGAGCTACGTCTAGTTCTTCTTTACAACCTGTAAAGGGTTCCATTAATCAATATgattacaaacaaatattttgatCTATCACTCCTAGCTACGACGAGTATTCTCTAGGTCATTTCTGACACACCCTTAATTTTCCCCTGAGATTAAGAACaccaaagtattttttttatcactaagtCACTCTTGACTTTCCAAACAATAGGTTGAGTGAATATAATATTCAAACCTCTCAAAGAGAGGATATACAATTAAGTTCAAATACAAAAGACAACTTTGAAAGTTCTGATTATTTGAGTGTCCAACACTTTTTGAGAAAGTCTCAAATTGAATCAATTCTCTTGTTTGTGTTGATATTTGAGGAAGGTTTGGCAGACATTAGAAAAACTATTTGTTGTGAGATTTGTGCTTTCCTCAAATAATTATGTTATCAACAACTTGTCTTTTATGTTACACGACAACTTGTTGAGGGgagggagagaaagaaagggaacaaagatacattattttttacagCTCTCTTTTTCATTATTTGTACTCTTGATTATGTCACTAATGACATTCTTTTGCATCTTCCTTTATacacttgaaattcaaatgttagtgAAATATCACAATATACATTAAGaggagaaattcaaatattagAATGTTCCTCTTAGAGAATCATCCCCGAGATGCTTTTACGTGTGGGAAAAACAATTTGGACATTAACCAACTGAATATAAATCATTGTGTAAGTTAGTTATGTCATTTTGGACTCATAAGAGCAAAGAACTCATATTACTAGTTTTCACAAACCATTGGATGTTTGTTTAATAACAAAGGGTTGAACGCTAAGTAAGATAACTAATAAAACAAGTTCCTTTTTTGTTACACATTGGAGGATAACTTGCAAAAGCATAAGGATAGAAATGTTTACCATTCGAGCTTATATCAAGTATGTCTTGTTTCACTTTACATAAACCATTCGTCCAtcactaatttatatttttgttatcatcaaaactatgAGTATTTTGGATCGTCCATATATGACTTATTGGATCGTCTAGATCTAACACTAGCTGTCACCATTATTTCTCGCATAAGAGCAAAGATCTCTTCAATagatcttgactttcttggttTACGCACTAAGGTAAGGATTTCTTCTTAAGATCAACTAAATTTTTCATATAACTCAATTGGTCTTTCCGAATGAAATTcccaaaagatgaaaaatatatttctctcaTTGTCATTTTTAAGTTCCATACAATTGTACTCAACACAGTCATCACCTACATATACATGTTGATAGTAAAAAATGTCACCTAACATTATGTTACCTCTGGTGACATATGTAACTACTTTTCTTGAAGCAACAAGTGTTATGTCCTCACTAAACTAACGTCAAATATTTTGGAGTATAGATATACTGAAGAAGTTCAAGTCAATTAAGAATCGTTCCCTTTGCACACACAAATTGGAATAAGTTGAACTAAATATACACATAAGTTcatggaaaaaagaaagaaggaagaagaagcatatcataggaaaaagaaaagtaaaagaaatataattgaaGCAACCTATTCTACACTTAAAATGATACCAGCCTGCACATCCAATACGGCCCAAAAACTAACGTGAAATATTTAAATGCTATGAAAATGGatgttctaatttttatttttttttaattttggaaactaggGTATCTAACTaagttaatgattaatttttcgGAGTAATTGAGATCCATCTAAGTGTTTAACATTGTCTAATAGACATTTTCCATGCACATAAACTTGAAATCGAGTCCTTCATCATATACTTAAAACACAAAGTTATCTATCAATTATACTACCACAAAATTATCTATCAATTATACTCCAACATGTTGATATTGAAGTTAATGTCAATAAAACTCATTCCCTTTGcatacagtatttttttttcagtcaaAAGAAAAACGTATACATAGCAAAAGACACTTCTCACATCACCTAGATTCTGCAGAATTAAGTGAGAATCAAACATACCCCAACAAAACAACTTGAAAATCTATCTTAAACTTTTCCATTTCCCTATTAAAGCCACCCACAATTGACAATTGTATCAAAATGGCTGTAGCCTAGTTACAGACCCAATAGAAAATCGTACCAAAACTGATTCTGCATAATTATTAACAGAATCTTACACATATCCACTACGAAAGCTTCCTATTCCCAAGTTACCTTCTTGAAACCAATAGCTGTACTCACAATTGTACCCTGTGTTATCAAAACATTATTACTGACCATTGTATTACTTCAGCTATCACACCATCCTAAATATCTGTTAATGGCTGTCATTTCTCACCTAAACGTCTCGTGGTATTTGTAGCTGTTCCAGTTCAATTGCACTCTTTCCCTTCATGTATTTTTTCTAGATGTTTTGCAGACACAGCAAAGGTTGCACCGACCATTCATATAGCGAGCAATAAATTATCTACCTTTATCTTGAGTCACTTCCAAGACCCTAGTTATCTACCTTTGCATACAGTATATACATTAATACAGGAGGAATAATAAACCATCTCTTTTTTCTATATAAATCGTAACTCGTAAGTGTCTATTGGAGGCAATTCTATTCAAACAAGAAATATTACAACAATATAATGAGACTCTCTTAGTGGAGATTTTTCCATACACATAGCTCTAATTCAtatctaagattttttttcatacacatGACTGGAATTCAAAAccttatttaaagaaaattaagcaTCTATCAATTAAACGGACCATCCATTGGTAAAATAAACCATTTCTAACAATTCAAGTCAAGATTATTTTCTCAAATGTTCCACACATTTTCAACTCATTGAATTTCCACGTAGATTACACATTAATCTcatgaagttgtgaaacttttctaACATCTGTCTTTAGAAGCCATATGTAAATAGTAGAACACCATCTAAAAAATTTCCCGAAAAGTGAAAAGGAAAGCAATTCAACTTACCATGCAGTATTCATGTTCATAAGAAAGAACTTATAACCTTCATATACTGTAAGGTGTAAGAACAACTTGAGGAGCAGAACTCCTAATTGGTTTATATTTAGTACAACAGAATTTTATGGGGTACCTTGCATGCAATTACTAACCAGCTTAGTGGCACCCATCACTATCACTCAAGTATATTACAAAGGAAATTGATTGTGGGGAAAAATGGATTACAAAAGCAGTAACTAAATAAGAAATAACCTTCATTCACCAATCAGACCAGAATTACTTTGATGGCCTTTGGCCAGAATTGTGGATACACAAGAGCTTATCTTCCACGAGGATTTACCAATTGTGAGAACACTGCACTTGTGGCAACATCTTCTGTATCATCATCAGTGCAAGAGTTGCCCCCATCAATCATACTCACACTGTTATCAAAATGGTCAAGGGGTGTCAACTGAATTCCAGTGATGTGGTTCGTGCTGTTATCTTCCGGTTCCATGAGTGCTGATGAGGTCTCTTGAAGCTGCAATGCATATTCAAGATTCCACAAAACATCTCCCATTGATGGCCGGTCCACGCCGTGCTCGGCCAAGCACTTCTCGGCTGTCTCCCCAAACTTCTTAAGGGAAGCAGGATTCACCTTGCCAACAAGATTTTGATCCATGATTTGGTCAAGCATACCCTTTTTCTGCCAGGTCATTGCCCACTCAGCTATGTTAACCTGCTCCCTTGGAAGGACAGGGTTCAAGGCTGGCCTTGTGCATAACACTTCCATTAACACCACCCCAAATGAATACACATCTGATTTCTCAGTAAGCTGTTGCCTTCTGAAGTATTCAGGATCAAGATAACCAAAACTACCCTTAACAGCAGTACTCACATGGGTTTGATCGAGAGAAGGACCAGTCTTGGAGAGGCCAAAATCGGCAACTTTAGCAACAAAGTTCTCATCTAAGAGGATATTTGTTGTCTTTACATCTCGATGAATAATGCTTTGAGCTGCGCCAGTGTGGAGATAATGAAGGCCTCTTGCTGCTCCAATGCAAATCTCAAGCCGCTGCTTCCATGATAGAGGTGGCAGGTCCGTACCATACAAATGACTCCGGAGGGGTCCATTAGCCATGTATTCATACACAAGAATCATTTCTGACCTCTCATCGCAATAACCAATGAGGGACACAAGATGACAATGGCGAAGCTTGGACAACATTTCAATTTCTGTCCGGAATTCAGCAAGGCCTTGCTCGGATCTCGGATTACCCCTTTTAACAGCTACATTGGTCCCATCTTCAAGCGTTCCCTTATAAACCCTTCCAAAACCACCGACACCAAGAAGTAGCTTCTCATCAAATTTGTTGCTAGCATCTAGGATTTCTTGGAAACTGAAGAATCGTCCAAGATTTGATGAAGCTAAAGAAATGCAGCTTGCAGTTCCACTCTTCTGTGAAATTGTTGAATTCTTTGTCATGGTAAGAGAGTTTCCATAAAGGGGTAAAGGCAGCCATGAATGGCCCTGTTGAGTGGATGACTCTGATTTGCGTCTCATCAAGCAGCAATAACATAAACCAACCATTGCTACAGCAGCAAGAGCTACAACAGCCGAACCAACTATTACTCCTACCATGTTTTTCTTAGAATGTGAACTTGGAAGAAGACTGTCAACTGAATAAAGCCCATCCAAGCTCTTTAACGTGTTGCTGATCTTCATTATCTCCAATCCATTCATAGTGGCATTTGGGAAGTCTGCCACAGTATCTGGTCCAACACTCACAGTCAAAGTGCTAGAGTCTGCTGAGGAATTGGCAACAAAGTCCTTGTAGTACG harbors:
- the LOC100809700 gene encoding receptor-like protein kinase THESEUS 1, producing MLKMELIKWVPYVVVVAFLVFVNGSFALYTPPDRYLIACGSSQNVTFQGRTFVPDSQHSSLVMKTGNSVIASSNSSSAPLPIYQSARVFTEKASYRFKIQQEGRHWVRLYFSPIPNSAHNLTSASLTVVTDDFVLLSNFTFRKFNGSYMFKEYAINVTSDTLVVTFIPSNGSVAFVNAIEVVSMPNELFFDHALAVNPPATFSGLSELAFETVYRLNMGGPLITAQNDTLGRTWVNDRKYLHVNSSVLNVSVNPSSIKYPVAVTPETAPNWVYATAEAMGDANVNDPNFNITWVFNVDPNFSYFIRAHFCDIMSKSLNTLVFNVFVNSDIALQSFDISSITNDLAVPYYKDFVANSSADSSTLTVSVGPDTVADFPNATMNGLEIMKISNTLKSLDGLYSVDSLLPSSHSKKNMVGVIVGSAVVALAAVAMVGLCYCCLMRRKSESSTQQGHSWLPLPLYGNSLTMTKNSTISQKSGTASCISLASSNLGRFFSFQEILDASNKFDEKLLLGVGGFGRVYKGTLEDGTNVAVKRGNPRSEQGLAEFRTEIEMLSKLRHCHLVSLIGYCDERSEMILVYEYMANGPLRSHLYGTDLPPLSWKQRLEICIGAARGLHYLHTGAAQSIIHRDVKTTNILLDENFVAKVADFGLSKTGPSLDQTHVSTAVKGSFGYLDPEYFRRQQLTEKSDVYSFGVVLMEVLCTRPALNPVLPREQVNIAEWAMTWQKKGMLDQIMDQNLVGKVNPASLKKFGETAEKCLAEHGVDRPSMGDVLWNLEYALQLQETSSALMEPEDNSTNHITGIQLTPLDHFDNSVSMIDGGNSCTDDDTEDVATSAVFSQLVNPRGR